A genomic region of Prosthecobacter algae contains the following coding sequences:
- the argF gene encoding ornithine carbamoyltransferase, translating into MKHLLSIEQLSAAEIENLLAQAALLKKNRKTSPQVLAGQNWALIFSKSSTRTRVSFEVGVRELGGQVMFLSSADIQLGRGEPIKDTARVMGRMIDGAIIRTFAQQDVVDFAEYSGIPTINALTDDEHPCQILADLQTINERFGSWKGKRVAFLGDGDCNVARSWIWASARLGFELVIGAPKEFQPAADFMAKIPGSTVTVTDDPKAAVEGIDAIYTDVWVSMGKEDEAVGRIETLRPWQINAALMQHAKSDAIVMHCLPAYRGKEITEEVLEAQAPVIFDQAENRLHAQKAVLVELAKA; encoded by the coding sequence ATGAAGCATCTCCTTTCCATCGAGCAGCTCAGCGCCGCTGAAATCGAAAACCTGCTCGCCCAGGCAGCCCTGCTAAAAAAGAACCGCAAGACTTCCCCGCAGGTTCTGGCGGGGCAGAACTGGGCGCTCATTTTCAGCAAATCCTCCACACGCACCCGCGTGAGTTTCGAGGTGGGCGTGCGCGAGCTCGGCGGCCAGGTCATGTTCCTGTCTTCGGCGGACATTCAGTTAGGCCGTGGTGAACCCATCAAGGACACGGCCCGGGTCATGGGCCGCATGATCGATGGGGCCATCATCCGCACCTTCGCCCAGCAGGACGTGGTGGACTTTGCCGAATACAGCGGCATCCCCACCATCAATGCGCTGACGGATGACGAGCACCCGTGTCAAATCCTGGCCGATTTGCAGACCATCAACGAACGCTTCGGAAGCTGGAAGGGTAAACGCGTGGCCTTCCTGGGCGACGGTGACTGCAATGTCGCCCGTTCCTGGATCTGGGCCAGTGCCCGGCTGGGGTTCGAACTGGTCATCGGAGCACCCAAGGAGTTTCAGCCAGCCGCCGATTTCATGGCCAAGATCCCCGGCAGCACCGTGACGGTAACGGATGACCCGAAAGCCGCTGTCGAGGGCATTGATGCCATCTACACCGATGTGTGGGTGAGCATGGGCAAGGAAGACGAGGCCGTCGGCCGCATCGAAACCCTGCGCCCCTGGCAGATCAATGCCGCGCTGATGCAGCACGCCAAATCCGACGCGATCGTGATGCACTGCCTGCCTGCCTACCGAGGCAAAGAGATCACCGAAGAAGTCCTCGAAGCCCAGGCCCCGGTCATCTTTGACCAGGCCGAAAACCGCCTGCATGCCCAGAAGGCCGTGCTGGTGGAACTGGCGAAAGCCTGA
- a CDS encoding aspartate aminotransferase family protein: MDRINDFEPAWLDQYVMPNYGRFPLWPERGEGPYLWDNEGKKYVDFASGVASCPLGHANPEVADAIAAQAHKLMHVSNWYCSKGQAQLARVLVEEIVKVPGKCFFSNSGAEANEGMIKLARKYGVTKPLADGSPRYEIITFTGSFHGRTFGAMSATAQEKIHGGFGPIVPGFVYAPFNDSEALKKAVTEKTVAIFFEPMQGESGVNPATPEFLRTVQALCKQHDLLMLLDEVQCGLGRTGDSCGWRSIIPGDEIQPDSISWAKSIGSGYPLGSFWIRDRALAEGDERKLCDLLGPGTHGTTFGGSPLACAAGLATLNVILRDNLTEHAAVLGKKIAGEVASWKQPLIADIRAFGMMIGFELDEAALTTKEAVKASGKIPSIYVAKAMLDAGLLVVPAGPKVVRWLPPMNITEAQAAEALAIFKTTLAELAVLG, encoded by the coding sequence ATGGACAGAATCAATGACTTTGAACCCGCGTGGCTGGACCAGTATGTGATGCCCAACTACGGGCGCTTCCCCCTCTGGCCGGAGCGCGGCGAAGGGCCGTACCTGTGGGACAACGAAGGCAAAAAGTATGTGGACTTCGCCAGCGGTGTCGCTTCATGCCCCCTGGGCCATGCGAATCCAGAGGTGGCGGATGCCATCGCGGCGCAGGCACACAAGCTGATGCACGTTTCCAACTGGTATTGCAGCAAAGGCCAGGCCCAGCTCGCCCGCGTGCTGGTGGAGGAGATAGTCAAGGTGCCCGGCAAGTGCTTCTTCAGCAACAGCGGGGCTGAGGCGAACGAAGGCATGATCAAGCTGGCGCGCAAATACGGCGTCACCAAACCGCTGGCCGATGGCAGCCCGCGTTATGAAATCATCACCTTCACGGGCAGCTTCCATGGCCGGACTTTTGGGGCCATGAGCGCGACAGCCCAGGAAAAAATCCATGGTGGCTTTGGCCCCATCGTGCCCGGTTTTGTTTATGCACCGTTCAACGATTCGGAAGCGCTGAAAAAGGCCGTTACGGAAAAGACCGTGGCCATCTTCTTTGAGCCCATGCAGGGCGAAAGCGGCGTGAACCCGGCAACGCCCGAGTTTCTGCGCACCGTGCAGGCGCTCTGCAAACAGCATGACCTGCTGATGCTGCTGGATGAGGTGCAATGCGGCCTGGGCCGGACCGGTGACTCCTGCGGCTGGCGCTCCATCATTCCTGGTGATGAGATCCAGCCGGACTCCATCAGTTGGGCCAAGTCCATCGGCAGCGGCTATCCTCTCGGCTCCTTCTGGATCCGCGACCGCGCGCTGGCAGAAGGCGATGAGAGGAAGCTCTGCGACCTCCTGGGCCCTGGCACCCACGGCACGACCTTTGGTGGCAGCCCCTTGGCCTGTGCCGCCGGGCTGGCCACGCTGAATGTGATTCTGCGCGACAACCTGACGGAACACGCCGCCGTGCTGGGCAAAAAAATCGCTGGAGAAGTGGCCTCCTGGAAACAGCCTCTCATCGCCGACATCCGCGCCTTTGGCATGATGATCGGCTTTGAGCTGGATGAAGCCGCACTGACCACCAAGGAAGCGGTGAAGGCCTCGGGCAAGATCCCCTCCATCTATGTGGCCAAGGCCATGCTGGATGCTGGCCTGCTCGTCGTCCCTGCCGGGCCGAAGGTCGTCCGCTGGCTGCCGCCGATGAACATCACTGAAGCCCAGGCCGCTGAGGCACTGGCCATCTTCAAGACCACTCTCGCAGAACTGGCCGTGCTTGGCTAA
- the argB gene encoding acetylglutamate kinase produces the protein MNETQIQKADVLLEALPYMQGFRGCTFLIKVGGSAMEDPAVVDTFLKDVVFLEAVGINPVIVHGGGKAISKAMKDSGLEAKFINGMRVTDEETIKIVEQTLARVINPEIVNKINAFGGKAVGVPGTEVFTGDKMKGDLGWVGEVNDCRLGLIQAAVAGEFVPVVSPVARELASGKTLNVNADLAACALATRLKATKLIFLSDVRGVMRDPKDDSTLIPSLDPAGIESLKKEGIISGGMIPKVDSSLESLRGGVGKVHLIDGRIPHALILEIFTDVGIGTEIHL, from the coding sequence ATGAACGAGACCCAGATCCAGAAAGCCGATGTCCTCCTCGAAGCCCTTCCATACATGCAGGGTTTCCGAGGCTGCACCTTTCTGATCAAGGTGGGCGGCAGCGCGATGGAAGACCCGGCGGTGGTGGACACCTTCCTGAAGGACGTGGTCTTTCTGGAAGCCGTGGGCATTAACCCGGTGATCGTGCATGGCGGCGGCAAGGCCATCTCCAAGGCGATGAAGGACAGCGGTCTGGAGGCCAAGTTCATCAATGGCATGCGCGTGACCGATGAGGAGACGATCAAAATCGTGGAGCAGACTCTGGCCCGCGTGATCAACCCGGAAATCGTCAACAAAATCAACGCCTTTGGTGGCAAGGCCGTGGGCGTGCCTGGCACTGAGGTTTTCACGGGCGACAAAATGAAGGGCGATCTCGGCTGGGTGGGCGAAGTGAACGACTGCAGGCTCGGCCTCATCCAGGCGGCCGTGGCCGGCGAGTTTGTCCCCGTCGTCTCCCCCGTGGCCCGCGAGCTGGCCAGCGGCAAGACCCTCAATGTCAACGCCGACCTCGCCGCCTGTGCGCTGGCCACCCGGCTGAAGGCTACCAAACTGATTTTCCTGAGCGATGTGCGAGGTGTCATGCGTGATCCCAAGGACGACAGCACCCTGATCCCGAGCCTGGACCCGGCGGGGATCGAAAGCCTGAAGAAAGAAGGCATTATCAGCGGAGGAATGATCCCGAAAGTGGATTCCTCCCTGGAATCCCTCCGAGGTGGCGTGGGCAAGGTGCACCTCATCGATGGGCGCATCCCCCACGCACTCATTTTGGAGATCTTCACGGACGTGGGGATCGGCACTGAGATCCACCTTTGA
- a CDS encoding thioredoxin family protein — MLKITLALSLLAAPLSACRLPFEPTLEAARAKAVARDLPVLMLFTGSDWSLRSVTLDKELLENQAIEKILETSFILMMVDFPQRVKLVATQQSANTALAEKFQVSHFPTLISLRPDGSEIGRLEFHSATVDSMTKTLNGWISQATKTGQGN, encoded by the coding sequence ATGTTGAAAATAACCCTGGCCCTGAGTTTGCTCGCCGCACCCTTGTCCGCATGCAGGCTGCCGTTTGAGCCCACCCTGGAGGCCGCCAGGGCCAAGGCAGTAGCTCGTGACCTGCCTGTTTTGATGCTGTTTACCGGCTCCGACTGGAGCCTTCGCAGCGTCACCTTGGACAAGGAGCTTTTGGAAAACCAGGCCATTGAAAAGATCCTCGAGACCTCCTTCATTTTGATGATGGTGGACTTTCCACAGCGCGTGAAGCTGGTGGCCACACAACAAAGCGCCAACACCGCCCTCGCCGAAAAATTCCAGGTTTCCCATTTTCCAACCCTGATCTCTTTGCGGCCGGATGGCAGCGAGATTGGTCGCCTGGAGTTCCATTCAGCGACCGTTGATTCCATGACTAAAACCTTGAACGGCTGGATCTCCCAGGCCACGAAAACAGGGCAGGGGAACTGA
- a CDS encoding SCO family protein: MRPFLFITLVLFFSLLLHGAEEKRQYLVLGTIRELHPESREMIIKHEAIPGYMDAMVMPFTVKEDRWFKEVRPGDEVRFSLEVTPKEDHISKFEVLRRGQPQQPDTKTKVAKIKVGSTLSLAGIPMKEQDGRDFDVSSLAGRSVVLSFFFTRCPSPEMCPLLVAKLGALQKALKAHTDEGAPAVTLLCITIDPLNDTPKVLKSYSKACQADPKLWRFLTGSLPDIRSLASRCGADFWEDGGLINHTLRTLVIDPNGKVRRLYTDNRWTSEDLFESIVIREKR, from the coding sequence ATGCGGCCATTCCTTTTCATTACCCTCGTTCTCTTCTTCTCCCTGCTACTGCATGGTGCGGAGGAGAAGCGCCAATACCTAGTCCTGGGCACCATTCGGGAACTGCATCCGGAGAGCCGGGAAATGATCATCAAACATGAGGCCATCCCGGGTTACATGGATGCCATGGTCATGCCTTTCACGGTCAAGGAAGACCGTTGGTTCAAGGAAGTCCGGCCAGGGGATGAAGTTCGCTTCAGCCTCGAAGTCACTCCCAAGGAAGATCACATCAGCAAGTTCGAGGTCCTGCGTCGGGGCCAGCCCCAGCAGCCAGATACCAAGACGAAGGTGGCCAAGATCAAGGTGGGATCCACCCTCTCCCTGGCTGGTATCCCCATGAAGGAGCAGGATGGCCGGGATTTCGATGTCTCCTCGCTTGCGGGGCGGTCTGTGGTGCTCAGTTTTTTCTTCACCCGCTGCCCATCCCCTGAAATGTGTCCGTTGCTGGTGGCAAAATTGGGAGCCCTTCAAAAAGCCCTCAAAGCCCATACAGACGAGGGGGCGCCTGCGGTTACCCTTCTTTGCATCACCATCGATCCTCTCAATGACACCCCCAAGGTGCTGAAGAGTTACTCCAAGGCTTGCCAGGCAGACCCAAAGCTCTGGAGATTCCTCACCGGTTCACTTCCAGACATTCGCAGCTTGGCCTCCCGCTGTGGGGCTGATTTTTGGGAGGACGGAGGTCTCATCAACCACACTTTACGCACTTTGGTGATTGATCCAAACGGCAAAGTCCGGCGTCTTTACACAGACAATCGCTGGACTTCCGAAGACCTTTTCGAATCGATAGTGATTCGTGAAAAACGTTAA